The Athalia rosae chromosome 7, iyAthRosa1.1, whole genome shotgun sequence genome window below encodes:
- the LOC105684706 gene encoding probable chitinase 2: MTTMENRSGSTFTWTLGAIFVILSSLATRSSVTGLQGSIRPQHDRAVVCYVASWATYRRERAQFGLDDLRPEHCTHLVYAFAGLNASSSTIRSLDPYADLEENYGKGTYKKVTRLRNRYPGLKVTLAIGGWNEGSANYSELAASAERRRTFVSDVVDFIRKYDFDGLDLDWEFPAKRGGAPRDKQNFVYLARDLKDAFRSKGLLLTAAIGAGIDTIDAAYDIPELSKYLDYIHVMAYDYHGAWDRKVLSNAPLNSAPDQLSVEDSIKYLMKLGAPANKLVLGLPFYGRTFILNGPLGSPTASPIGSNAREIGFPGPFTKQDGFMGYNEICRELLNKTNNWRKGWDDASATAWAVSEDKVVTYDDPRSIMMKADFANKMKLAGVMIWSIDTDDFRGDCAEVHDGFLDPLLGIDYPLMRSINLALSRDPPGNDHGDNRITPADVPQKSAADFIVVCVLPIIGTLIFTLF; encoded by the exons GATCCATCAGGCCGCAGCATGACAGAGCTGTAGTTTGCTACGTCGCCTCCTGGGCGACCTACAGACGCGAAAGGGCTCAGTTCGGACTCGACGATCTGCGCCCCGAACACTGCACCCATCTGGTTTACGCTTTCGCCGGACTGAATGCATCCTCTTCCACGATTCGCAGTCTCGATCCCTACGCCGACCTTGAGGAAAATTACG GCAAGGGTACCTACAAAAAAGTGACGAGATTGCGGAACCGTTACCCCGGTCTCAAGGTGACCCTGGCCATCGGAGGGTGGAACGAAGGTAGCGCGAATTATTCGGAGCTCGCGGCGTCCGCCGAACGAAGGAGAACCTTCGTCAGCGACGTGGTGGATTTCATCAGGAAGTACGATTTCGACGGTCTCGATCTAGACTGGGAATTCCCGGCTAAGCGGGGAGGGGCCCCTCGTGACAAACAGAATTTCGTCTACCTCGCAAGG GACCTGAAAGACGCCTTCAGGAGCAAGGGGTTGCTCCTGACGGCCGCGATAGGGGCGGGAATAGACACTATAGACGCCGCTTACGATATCCCGGAACTCTCCAAGTACCTCGACTACATCCACGTAATGGCCTACGACTACCACGGTGCCTGGGACAGAAAGGTCCTCTCTAACGCTCCTCTGAATAGCGCGCCCGATCAGCTCTCCGTG GAAGACTCTATAAAGTATTTGATGAAGCTCGGTGCCCCCGCCAACAAATTGGTCCTTGGTTTACCCTTTTACGGGCGCACCTTCATCCTGAACGGTCCACTCGGTTCCCCGACAGCCAGTCCGATCGGGTCGAATGCTCGCGAGATCGGTTTCCCTGGTCCGTTCACCAAGCAGGACGGATTCATGGGATACAACGAG ATCTGCAGGGAACTGCTCAACAAGACGAACAATTGGAGAAAGGGGTGGGACGACGCGAGTGCAACCGCGTGGGCGGTCAGCGAAGACAAAGTCGTCACCTACGACGACCCAAGGAGCATAATGATGAAG GCTGACTTTGCTAACAAAATGAAACTTGCCGGAGTGATGATCTGGAGCATAGATACCGACGATTTCAGAGGAGACTGTGCCGAGGTTCACGACGGATTTTTGGACCCACTTTTAGGGATCGATTATCCCCTGATGCGCTCGATTAATTTGGCACTGTCACGAGACCCACCTGGAAACGATCACGGCGATAATCGCATCACGCCGGCCGATGTGCCGCAGAAATCAGCGGCAGATTTCATCGTTGTTTGCGTACTACCCATCATCGGGACGCTAATTTTTACCCTATTTTAA
- the LOC105684695 gene encoding U-scoloptoxin(01)-Er1a-like: MQAIFILLVACLAATHAGHFYNADGTPYDAYHKLHLPVHDPPLYPTYHRVPNTGFTCQGRGDQLWADVAAQCQAYHLCQREQLVSSHLCVNGTLFNQQFQVCDQFYNVRCGSPYEDL, encoded by the exons ATGCAGGCGATATTTATTCTCTTAGTCG CCTGTCTGGCGGCGACCCATGCCGGTCATTTCTACAATGCTGACGGTACGCCGTACGACGCTTATCACAAGCTGCATTTGCCGGTACACGATCCACCTCTGTATCCGACATACCATCGAGTTCCCAACACCGGGTTCACGTGTCAAGGTCGCGGGGATCAATTGTGGGCAGATGTTGCCGCTCAATGCCAG gctTACCATCTCTGCCAGCGTGAGCAGCTCGTCTCGAGTCACCTCTGCGTCAATGGGACCCTCTTCAATCAACAATTCCAGGTCTGCGATCAGTTTTACAACGTCCGGTGTGGCAGCCCATACGAAGATTTGTAG
- the LOC105684698 gene encoding glucose-6-phosphatase catalytic subunit 1 isoform X2, producing the protein MFSIEDIYELGAIEVAILQNAFPKREELLLTFTIVADPGFTFLILVPLFAILSPKLSSDVLMVSIVTEWSNILLQWLFMEERPYWWAKERELLRKYPVPVLRQTPFTCETSPGSPSGHMMGSAAVLYTIMHFINDSISRHTSFSEANARRVKLLLWMLFIAIEVLIAASRIYFATHFPHQCFLGVLIGIFIARLFLCDPTFSAWWQHTRTRQLLIAPAIMIFFSYGAHLLQKSLDIDPHWSIKMAFKWCASPEWVHVDTTPFFSLVRVSGVAYGLALIGPVVTKQTRSRKSLNYLVTGVLISGFTIIIYHAQAWVPTDERITFYLGVFTLYAFQPYIYFVIVPFLASHCVHFFDPSLN; encoded by the exons ATGTTTTCCATTGAAGATATTTACGAACTCGGTGCAATCGAGGTTGCCATCTTGCAGAATGC GTTTCCAAAAAGAGAAGAGCTGTTGTTAACCTTCACTATAGTGGCAGATCCAGGCTTCACATTTTTAATCTTAGTACCGCTCTTTGCGATCCTAAGTCCTAAACTATCATCTGATGTTCTTATGGTCAGTATTGTGACCGAGTGGTCTAACATACTCCTGCAATGGCTATTCATGGAGGAAAGACCTTACTG GTGGGCCAAAGAACGAGAGCTACTTCGGAAGTATCCAGTGCCCGTTCTCCGGCAGACTCCATTCACATGCGAAACTAGTCCTGGATCTCCTTCTG GTCACATGATGGGATCTGCTGCCGTGCTTTACACAATCATGCACTTTATAAATGATTCGATAAGCAGGCATACGAGTTTTAG TGAGGCTAATGCACGGAGAGTGAAGCTGTTGCTTTGGATGTTGTTTATTGCTATCGAAGTATTGATAGCTGCATCTCGAATTTACTTTGCCACACATTTTCCACATCAATGCTTCCTCGGAGTATTAATTG GTATATTCATAGCTCGGCTGTTTTTGTGCGATCCTACTTTCTCAGCCTGGTGGCAACATACTCGTACACGACAACTACTTATCGCACCTGCAATAATGATTTTCTTCTCCTATGGAGCTCATTTGCTTCAGAAAAGCCTTG ACATTGATCCACATTGGAGTATTAAAATGGCTTTCAAGTGGTGTGCCAGCCCTGAATGGGTTCATGTTGATACAAcgccctttttttcccttgtgAGAGTGTCTGGCGTAGCATATGGATTAGCTCTAATAGGACCTGTTGTAACCAA GCAAACTCGCTCCAGAAAATCGTTAAACTATTTGGTAACAGGAGTGCTTATTTCTGGTTTTACTATTATCATATACCACGCTCAAGCATGGGTTCCAACAGATGAAAGGATAACATTTTACCTAGGTGTGTTTACGCTCTACGCCTTTCAACCCTACATCTACTTCGTAATCGTGCCATTTTTGGCGTCTCACTGTGTGCATTTCTTCGACCCGAGCTTGAACTAA
- the LOC105684698 gene encoding glucose-6-phosphatase catalytic subunit 1 isoform X1 yields MRKSARESMYHVLLVVPCHLRFFHVKFVSCRFPKREELLLTFTIVADPGFTFLILVPLFAILSPKLSSDVLMVSIVTEWSNILLQWLFMEERPYWWAKERELLRKYPVPVLRQTPFTCETSPGSPSGHMMGSAAVLYTIMHFINDSISRHTSFSEANARRVKLLLWMLFIAIEVLIAASRIYFATHFPHQCFLGVLIGIFIARLFLCDPTFSAWWQHTRTRQLLIAPAIMIFFSYGAHLLQKSLDIDPHWSIKMAFKWCASPEWVHVDTTPFFSLVRVSGVAYGLALIGPVVTKQTRSRKSLNYLVTGVLISGFTIIIYHAQAWVPTDERITFYLGVFTLYAFQPYIYFVIVPFLASHCVHFFDPSLN; encoded by the exons ATGCGTAAGTCTGCAAGAGAATCAATGTACCATGTATTACTTGTAGTTCCATGTCATCTGCGGTTTTTTCATGTGAAG TTTGTATCATGCAGGTTTCCAAAAAGAGAAGAGCTGTTGTTAACCTTCACTATAGTGGCAGATCCAGGCTTCACATTTTTAATCTTAGTACCGCTCTTTGCGATCCTAAGTCCTAAACTATCATCTGATGTTCTTATGGTCAGTATTGTGACCGAGTGGTCTAACATACTCCTGCAATGGCTATTCATGGAGGAAAGACCTTACTG GTGGGCCAAAGAACGAGAGCTACTTCGGAAGTATCCAGTGCCCGTTCTCCGGCAGACTCCATTCACATGCGAAACTAGTCCTGGATCTCCTTCTG GTCACATGATGGGATCTGCTGCCGTGCTTTACACAATCATGCACTTTATAAATGATTCGATAAGCAGGCATACGAGTTTTAG TGAGGCTAATGCACGGAGAGTGAAGCTGTTGCTTTGGATGTTGTTTATTGCTATCGAAGTATTGATAGCTGCATCTCGAATTTACTTTGCCACACATTTTCCACATCAATGCTTCCTCGGAGTATTAATTG GTATATTCATAGCTCGGCTGTTTTTGTGCGATCCTACTTTCTCAGCCTGGTGGCAACATACTCGTACACGACAACTACTTATCGCACCTGCAATAATGATTTTCTTCTCCTATGGAGCTCATTTGCTTCAGAAAAGCCTTG ACATTGATCCACATTGGAGTATTAAAATGGCTTTCAAGTGGTGTGCCAGCCCTGAATGGGTTCATGTTGATACAAcgccctttttttcccttgtgAGAGTGTCTGGCGTAGCATATGGATTAGCTCTAATAGGACCTGTTGTAACCAA GCAAACTCGCTCCAGAAAATCGTTAAACTATTTGGTAACAGGAGTGCTTATTTCTGGTTTTACTATTATCATATACCACGCTCAAGCATGGGTTCCAACAGATGAAAGGATAACATTTTACCTAGGTGTGTTTACGCTCTACGCCTTTCAACCCTACATCTACTTCGTAATCGTGCCATTTTTGGCGTCTCACTGTGTGCATTTCTTCGACCCGAGCTTGAACTAA
- the LOC105684698 gene encoding glucose-6-phosphatase 2 isoform X3 produces the protein MVSIVTEWSNILLQWLFMEERPYWWAKERELLRKYPVPVLRQTPFTCETSPGSPSGHMMGSAAVLYTIMHFINDSISRHTSFSEANARRVKLLLWMLFIAIEVLIAASRIYFATHFPHQCFLGVLIGIFIARLFLCDPTFSAWWQHTRTRQLLIAPAIMIFFSYGAHLLQKSLDIDPHWSIKMAFKWCASPEWVHVDTTPFFSLVRVSGVAYGLALIGPVVTKQTRSRKSLNYLVTGVLISGFTIIIYHAQAWVPTDERITFYLGVFTLYAFQPYIYFVIVPFLASHCVHFFDPSLN, from the exons ATGGTCAGTATTGTGACCGAGTGGTCTAACATACTCCTGCAATGGCTATTCATGGAGGAAAGACCTTACTG GTGGGCCAAAGAACGAGAGCTACTTCGGAAGTATCCAGTGCCCGTTCTCCGGCAGACTCCATTCACATGCGAAACTAGTCCTGGATCTCCTTCTG GTCACATGATGGGATCTGCTGCCGTGCTTTACACAATCATGCACTTTATAAATGATTCGATAAGCAGGCATACGAGTTTTAG TGAGGCTAATGCACGGAGAGTGAAGCTGTTGCTTTGGATGTTGTTTATTGCTATCGAAGTATTGATAGCTGCATCTCGAATTTACTTTGCCACACATTTTCCACATCAATGCTTCCTCGGAGTATTAATTG GTATATTCATAGCTCGGCTGTTTTTGTGCGATCCTACTTTCTCAGCCTGGTGGCAACATACTCGTACACGACAACTACTTATCGCACCTGCAATAATGATTTTCTTCTCCTATGGAGCTCATTTGCTTCAGAAAAGCCTTG ACATTGATCCACATTGGAGTATTAAAATGGCTTTCAAGTGGTGTGCCAGCCCTGAATGGGTTCATGTTGATACAAcgccctttttttcccttgtgAGAGTGTCTGGCGTAGCATATGGATTAGCTCTAATAGGACCTGTTGTAACCAA GCAAACTCGCTCCAGAAAATCGTTAAACTATTTGGTAACAGGAGTGCTTATTTCTGGTTTTACTATTATCATATACCACGCTCAAGCATGGGTTCCAACAGATGAAAGGATAACATTTTACCTAGGTGTGTTTACGCTCTACGCCTTTCAACCCTACATCTACTTCGTAATCGTGCCATTTTTGGCGTCTCACTGTGTGCATTTCTTCGACCCGAGCTTGAACTAA